The Lycium barbarum isolate Lr01 chromosome 10, ASM1917538v2, whole genome shotgun sequence genome includes a region encoding these proteins:
- the LOC132616182 gene encoding NAC domain-containing protein 82-like isoform X1 codes for MRLAPGFRFHPTDVELIMYYLKRKNMGKELLFKGITELNIYDFSPEDLPDKCLYKSKDREWYFFCPTKRKYASGVRMNRSTGTGYWKTTGKDRSITSDGRSVGSVKTLIFHRGQSPNGLRTDWVLHEYKFEDKELIDAGFAQDYVLCKVFQKSGPGPKNGAQYGAPFKEEDWEDAKIPSEPCTSDVFPVDEEVPGQLNSSYSFSPLLILPEKQSCPVGPSMVNPVSGPTNEMPPDEQGDEIDGLLDIFTEDPTLLSAGNETNQQNLENFNQDVNGPPAPSTDENDIFDGLGDIDHRAGVGQSRSDLSASGGANYSLNPMILPEDAYMELDDFEIPLNSCADTIGTGQLMLGDFCAPYNSNNDMQQLCFGSNSLGTVHQDFVGHHLPMLPESYKEQVNDSDTVYNFQNNVSQDCNAAADYNVSSYKQPEESRFDTLNLERGVQQRKFCLSIFALCDDSFILVKAEVTLGVDGCTNDALSVIPGEQRYFYSSIFALCGGSFILVKAEVTLGFDGCTNDALSVIPGEQRYFYSSIFALCGGSFILVKAEVTLGFDGCTNEALSVILGEQRKLYLSIFALCGGSFILVKAEVTLGVDGCTNEALSVILGDPSCTFTCHSNVDKADFSEEMHEAFCFGFSLAFIFSSHLKRVWFNTSWELYEFIFLKILLNPLQFNSGGMSFHLHFPYKRTMQCSEFDKHGVASVRKCTTVNVSNPFSFLVLR; via the exons ACAAATGTTTGTATAAAAGTAAAGATCGAGAGTGGTACTTCTTTTGCCCAACGAAGAGAAAGTATGCTAGTGGAGTCAGAATGAATCGCTCTACTGGAACTGGATACTGGAAAACTACTGGGAAAGATAGATCTATTACTTCCGATGGCAGGAGTGTTGGATCAGTTAAAACACTTATTTTTCATCGAGGTCAATCCCCGAACGGGCTGAGAACTGATTGGGTTCTTCATGAATACAAGTTTGAAGATAAAGAACTAATTGATGCAGGATTTGCTCAG GATTATGTGCTTTGTAAAGTATTCCAGAAGAGTGGGCCTGGTCCAAAAAATGGTGCACAGTATGGAGCACCTTTTAAGGAGGAAGATTGGGAAGATGCCAAGATTCCTTCTGAACCTTGTACATCAGATGTTTTTCCGGTTGATGAGGAGGTGCCTGGTCAATTGAATTCATCCTATTCTTTTTCTCCCCTGCTAATACTTCCAGAGAAACAGAGTTGTCCAGTTGGCCCTAGCATGGTGAACCCTGTTTCCGGACCTACTAATGAGATGCCTCCTGACGAGCAAGGTGATGAGATCGATGGTCTATTAGACATTTTCACTGAAGACCCTACTCTGCTTTCTGCTGGAAATGAGACTAATCAG CAGAATCTGGAGAACTTCAACCAAGATGTAAATGGTCCGCCTGCTCCTTCTACTGATGAGAATGATATATTCGACGGCCTTGGAGACATCGATCACCGGGCAGGAGTAGGTCAATCGAGATCTGATCTCTCTGCAAGTGGTGGAGCTAATTATAGTCTTAACCCCATGATTCTTCCAGAAGATGCCTATATGGAGCTTGATGATTTTGAAATCCCTTTAAATAGCTGTGCTGATACCATTGGAACTGGACAATTAATGCTGGGCGATTTCTGTGCGCCATATAACTCCAACAATGACATGCAGCAGCTCTGTTTTGGAAGCAATTCCTTGGGCACAGTTCATCAAGATTTCGTTGGACATCATCTCCCGATGCTCCCTGAAAGTTACAAAGAACAAGTGAATGATTCTGACACG GTTTATAATTTTCAGAATAATGTAAGCCAGGATTGTAATGCTGCGGCCGACTACAATGTTAGTtcttacaagcaaccagaggagAGTAGATTCGATACCCTAAACCTGGAAAGAG GGGTGCAGCAAAGAAAGTTTTGTTTGAGCATATTTGCTCTTTGTGATGATTCCTTCATACTTGTCAAGGCTGAGGTGACTCTTGGGGTTGATGGATGCACTAACGACGCCTTGTCAGTTATACCGGGAGAGCAAAGATATTTTTATTCGAGCATATTTGCTCTTTGTGGTGGCTCCTTCATACTTGTCAAGGCTGAGGTGACTCTTGGGTTTGATGGATGCACTAACGACGCCTTGTCAGTTATACCGGGAGAGCAAAGATATTTTTATTCGAGCATATTTGCTCTTTGTGGTGGCTCCTTCATACTTGTCAAGGCTGAGGTGACTCTTGGGTTTGATGGATGCACTAACGAAGCCTTGTCAGTTATACTGGGAGAGCAAAGAAAACTATATTTGAGTATATTTGCTCTTTGTGGTGGTTCCTTCATACTTGTCAAGGCTGAGGTGACTCTTGGGGTTGATGGATGCACTAACGAAGCCTTGTCAGTTATACTGGGTGATCCTTCTTGTACTTTTACCTGTCATTCAAATGTTGATAAGGCGGATTTTTCTGAGGAAATGCATGAGGCCTTCTGTTTTGGGTTTAGTTTGGCTTTCATTTTTTCTTCTCATTTGAAGAGAGTATGGTTCAATACTTCATGGGAGTTGTATGAATTTATCTTCTTAAAGATACTGCTAAACCCACTTCAATTTAATTCAGGGGGAATGTCTTTTCATCTTCATTTTCCTTATAAGCGAACTATGCAGTGCTCTGAGTTTGATAAACACGGTGTTGCAAGTGTTCGAAAATGCACTACAGTTAATGTGTCTAATCCATTTTCCTTTCTGGTGTTACGGTAA
- the LOC132616182 gene encoding NAC domain-containing protein 82-like isoform X2: MRLAPGFRFHPTDVELIMYYLKRKNMGKELLFKGITELNIYDFSPEDLPDKCLYKSKDREWYFFCPTKRKYASGVRMNRSTGTGYWKTTGKDRSITSDGRSVGSVKTLIFHRGQSPNGLRTDWVLHEYKFEDKELIDAGFAQDYVLCKVFQKSGPGPKNGAQYGAPFKEEDWEDAKIPSEPCTSDVFPVDEEVPGQLNSSYSFSPLLILPEKQSCPVGPSMVNPVSGPTNEMPPDEQGDEIDGLLDIFTEDPTLLSAGNETNQNLENFNQDVNGPPAPSTDENDIFDGLGDIDHRAGVGQSRSDLSASGGANYSLNPMILPEDAYMELDDFEIPLNSCADTIGTGQLMLGDFCAPYNSNNDMQQLCFGSNSLGTVHQDFVGHHLPMLPESYKEQVNDSDTVYNFQNNVSQDCNAAADYNVSSYKQPEESRFDTLNLERGVQQRKFCLSIFALCDDSFILVKAEVTLGVDGCTNDALSVIPGEQRYFYSSIFALCGGSFILVKAEVTLGFDGCTNDALSVIPGEQRYFYSSIFALCGGSFILVKAEVTLGFDGCTNEALSVILGEQRKLYLSIFALCGGSFILVKAEVTLGVDGCTNEALSVILGDPSCTFTCHSNVDKADFSEEMHEAFCFGFSLAFIFSSHLKRVWFNTSWELYEFIFLKILLNPLQFNSGGMSFHLHFPYKRTMQCSEFDKHGVASVRKCTTVNVSNPFSFLVLR; this comes from the exons ACAAATGTTTGTATAAAAGTAAAGATCGAGAGTGGTACTTCTTTTGCCCAACGAAGAGAAAGTATGCTAGTGGAGTCAGAATGAATCGCTCTACTGGAACTGGATACTGGAAAACTACTGGGAAAGATAGATCTATTACTTCCGATGGCAGGAGTGTTGGATCAGTTAAAACACTTATTTTTCATCGAGGTCAATCCCCGAACGGGCTGAGAACTGATTGGGTTCTTCATGAATACAAGTTTGAAGATAAAGAACTAATTGATGCAGGATTTGCTCAG GATTATGTGCTTTGTAAAGTATTCCAGAAGAGTGGGCCTGGTCCAAAAAATGGTGCACAGTATGGAGCACCTTTTAAGGAGGAAGATTGGGAAGATGCCAAGATTCCTTCTGAACCTTGTACATCAGATGTTTTTCCGGTTGATGAGGAGGTGCCTGGTCAATTGAATTCATCCTATTCTTTTTCTCCCCTGCTAATACTTCCAGAGAAACAGAGTTGTCCAGTTGGCCCTAGCATGGTGAACCCTGTTTCCGGACCTACTAATGAGATGCCTCCTGACGAGCAAGGTGATGAGATCGATGGTCTATTAGACATTTTCACTGAAGACCCTACTCTGCTTTCTGCTGGAAATGAGACTAATCAG AATCTGGAGAACTTCAACCAAGATGTAAATGGTCCGCCTGCTCCTTCTACTGATGAGAATGATATATTCGACGGCCTTGGAGACATCGATCACCGGGCAGGAGTAGGTCAATCGAGATCTGATCTCTCTGCAAGTGGTGGAGCTAATTATAGTCTTAACCCCATGATTCTTCCAGAAGATGCCTATATGGAGCTTGATGATTTTGAAATCCCTTTAAATAGCTGTGCTGATACCATTGGAACTGGACAATTAATGCTGGGCGATTTCTGTGCGCCATATAACTCCAACAATGACATGCAGCAGCTCTGTTTTGGAAGCAATTCCTTGGGCACAGTTCATCAAGATTTCGTTGGACATCATCTCCCGATGCTCCCTGAAAGTTACAAAGAACAAGTGAATGATTCTGACACG GTTTATAATTTTCAGAATAATGTAAGCCAGGATTGTAATGCTGCGGCCGACTACAATGTTAGTtcttacaagcaaccagaggagAGTAGATTCGATACCCTAAACCTGGAAAGAG GGGTGCAGCAAAGAAAGTTTTGTTTGAGCATATTTGCTCTTTGTGATGATTCCTTCATACTTGTCAAGGCTGAGGTGACTCTTGGGGTTGATGGATGCACTAACGACGCCTTGTCAGTTATACCGGGAGAGCAAAGATATTTTTATTCGAGCATATTTGCTCTTTGTGGTGGCTCCTTCATACTTGTCAAGGCTGAGGTGACTCTTGGGTTTGATGGATGCACTAACGACGCCTTGTCAGTTATACCGGGAGAGCAAAGATATTTTTATTCGAGCATATTTGCTCTTTGTGGTGGCTCCTTCATACTTGTCAAGGCTGAGGTGACTCTTGGGTTTGATGGATGCACTAACGAAGCCTTGTCAGTTATACTGGGAGAGCAAAGAAAACTATATTTGAGTATATTTGCTCTTTGTGGTGGTTCCTTCATACTTGTCAAGGCTGAGGTGACTCTTGGGGTTGATGGATGCACTAACGAAGCCTTGTCAGTTATACTGGGTGATCCTTCTTGTACTTTTACCTGTCATTCAAATGTTGATAAGGCGGATTTTTCTGAGGAAATGCATGAGGCCTTCTGTTTTGGGTTTAGTTTGGCTTTCATTTTTTCTTCTCATTTGAAGAGAGTATGGTTCAATACTTCATGGGAGTTGTATGAATTTATCTTCTTAAAGATACTGCTAAACCCACTTCAATTTAATTCAGGGGGAATGTCTTTTCATCTTCATTTTCCTTATAAGCGAACTATGCAGTGCTCTGAGTTTGATAAACACGGTGTTGCAAGTGTTCGAAAATGCACTACAGTTAATGTGTCTAATCCATTTTCCTTTCTGGTGTTACGGTAA